In Candidatus Hydrogenedentota bacterium, one DNA window encodes the following:
- a CDS encoding sugar ABC transporter permease — protein sequence MGRGEAAWGILFASPWMIGFCMFTLFPICFSMLLSFSEWDPYDPVAHREFVGFDNYAQALTGDANVWIALKNTFIYALFAVPLGMSVSLGLALLLNQKIRGITLFRTVFYIPSIVGGVATSILWIYIFNPVFGPLNGAIRTINNLLVATGLLAFLQLPEPGWLTDPAWAKPSLIIMSLWGAGGAGMLIFLAGLQGVPDQLYEVAELDGARRLRKFWNITLPMLTPTIYFNFIMGLIGSLQVFMQAFVMTDGTGGVDKSLLFYVLYLYQKAFVEYDMGYACALAWILFTIILVMTLAVVKSSALWVYYEGEKGP from the coding sequence ATGGGGCGCGGCGAGGCGGCATGGGGGATTCTTTTCGCCTCGCCGTGGATGATCGGCTTCTGCATGTTTACGCTGTTTCCGATTTGTTTCAGCATGTTGCTGAGTTTCAGCGAATGGGATCCCTACGATCCCGTGGCGCACCGCGAATTCGTCGGCTTCGACAACTACGCCCAAGCGCTGACGGGCGACGCAAACGTCTGGATCGCGCTCAAGAACACGTTCATCTATGCCCTATTCGCCGTTCCGCTGGGCATGAGCGTGTCGTTGGGCCTTGCGCTGCTGCTGAACCAGAAAATACGCGGCATTACCCTGTTCCGCACCGTTTTCTACATACCAAGCATCGTCGGCGGCGTGGCCACCTCCATCCTGTGGATCTACATTTTCAATCCCGTGTTCGGTCCGCTGAACGGCGCGATTCGCACAATCAACAACCTGCTTGTGGCCACGGGCCTGCTCGCCTTCCTCCAGTTGCCCGAACCCGGCTGGCTGACGGATCCGGCATGGGCGAAGCCGTCGTTGATCATCATGAGCCTGTGGGGCGCGGGCGGCGCGGGCATGCTGATTTTTCTCGCCGGGCTGCAAGGGGTGCCGGATCAACTCTACGAGGTGGCCGAACTCGACGGCGCACGCCGGCTGCGGAAATTCTGGAACATCACGCTGCCCATGCTCACGCCCACGATCTACTTCAATTTCATCATGGGCCTTATCGGTTCGCTGCAAGTCTTCATGCAGGCCTTCGTCATGACCGACGGCACCGGCGGGGTGGACAAGTCGCTGCTCTTCTACGTCTTGTACCTCTACCAAAAGGCGTTCGTCGAATACGACATGGGCTATGCCTGCGCCCTTGCGTGGATCCTGTTCACCATCATCCTGGTGATGACCCTGGCCGTTGTGAAGTCCAGCGCGTTAT
- a CDS encoding sugar phosphate isomerase/epimerase, which yields MNACPFRTGAQSYSFRSFDFEGSLRCLKELGVPYIEYCSVHFPCDAAHEGFARVQQRLREENVRTLCYGVEGFGPDEAANRKKFELAKALGIEALTADPTPDSFDILDKLCDEFGIGIAIHNHGPNARYDKVADTLNAIRGHNPLIGACVDTGHVIRSGEKPHEVIEQLGARVLSLHLKDWTFGGEEQILGEGDMDMAAVARALKAIGFNGPVVMEYENSPENPVPEMKIGLENWFKACAD from the coding sequence ATGAATGCGTGTCCATTTCGCACGGGCGCCCAGAGTTACAGTTTTCGTTCTTTCGATTTCGAGGGATCCCTTCGATGCCTGAAGGAATTGGGCGTTCCGTATATCGAGTATTGTTCCGTGCATTTTCCGTGCGATGCCGCGCATGAAGGGTTTGCGCGCGTCCAGCAGCGCCTGCGGGAGGAAAACGTCCGGACGCTCTGCTACGGGGTCGAGGGATTCGGGCCCGACGAGGCCGCCAACCGAAAGAAATTCGAATTGGCCAAGGCCTTGGGCATCGAGGCGCTGACCGCCGATCCGACGCCGGATTCCTTCGACATTCTCGACAAACTCTGCGACGAGTTCGGCATTGGAATTGCCATCCACAACCACGGGCCGAATGCGCGTTACGACAAAGTGGCCGACACCCTGAACGCCATCAGGGGCCATAACCCGCTGATCGGCGCATGCGTGGACACGGGCCATGTCATTCGGTCAGGCGAAAAGCCGCATGAGGTCATCGAACAACTCGGCGCGCGCGTGTTGTCGCTGCATCTGAAAGACTGGACATTCGGCGGCGAAGAGCAAATCCTGGGCGAGGGCGACATGGATATGGCGGCGGTCGCGCGCGCGCTCAAAGCGATCGGCTTCAACGGACCGGTCGTGATGGAATACGAAAACAGCCCGGAAAACCCCGTGCCCGAAATGAAGATCGGGCTCGAAAACTGGTTCAAGGCCTGCGCGGACTGA
- a CDS encoding dipeptide ABC transporter ATP-binding protein — protein sequence MNEPILVVRDLIKHFPVRRGVFARVSGAVRAVDGVSFQVERGKTLSLVGESGSGKTTAGRLVLRLIEPTSGSVEFDGVDVTRLDRGNLRTLRKRMQLIFQDPYGSLNPRMTVQSVLAEAIAAHNIVPGEKRRDRVVELLDRVGLSAEAADRYPHEFSGGQRQRIGIARALAVEPDLIVADEPVSALDVSIQAQILNLMADLQAQLGLTYLFISHNLAVVRHISDHVAVMYLGRIVESAPVEELFARPVHPYTRALLAAAPEPNPVARKRRAMAQGDIPSPLRPPSGCHFHPRCPDCIGICREIYPPVVEVAPGHAAACHVHAASS from the coding sequence ATGAATGAACCGATCCTCGTCGTCCGCGACCTCATCAAGCACTTTCCCGTGCGCCGGGGAGTTTTTGCGCGCGTATCGGGCGCCGTGCGCGCCGTGGATGGCGTTTCGTTCCAGGTCGAGCGTGGCAAGACGCTGAGCCTTGTCGGCGAGAGCGGCAGCGGCAAGACAACCGCCGGGCGCCTTGTGCTGCGCCTGATCGAGCCGACGTCGGGAAGCGTGGAATTCGACGGGGTGGACGTTACGCGCCTCGATCGCGGGAACCTGCGCACATTGCGCAAGCGGATGCAGTTGATCTTTCAGGATCCCTATGGATCCCTCAATCCCCGCATGACCGTGCAATCGGTGCTGGCCGAGGCGATCGCGGCGCACAACATCGTGCCCGGCGAAAAACGCCGGGATCGCGTGGTCGAACTGCTCGACCGCGTCGGTTTGTCCGCTGAAGCCGCGGATCGCTATCCGCACGAGTTCAGCGGCGGCCAGCGCCAGCGTATCGGCATCGCGCGCGCATTGGCCGTCGAACCCGACCTGATCGTTGCGGACGAACCCGTCTCGGCGCTGGACGTGTCCATTCAGGCGCAAATCCTGAACCTGATGGCGGATCTCCAGGCGCAACTGGGCCTGACGTACCTTTTTATCAGCCACAATCTCGCCGTGGTCCGCCATATCTCGGATCATGTGGCGGTCATGTATCTGGGACGCATTGTCGAGTCGGCGCCTGTCGAGGAACTTTTCGCGCGGCCCGTTCATCCGTACACGCGCGCCCTGCTGGCCGCCGCCCCGGAACCGAATCCCGTCGCGCGCAAGAGGCGCGCTATGGCCCAAGGCGACATTCCCAGTCCCCTGCGTCCGCCTTCCGGCTGCCATTTTCATCCCCGTTGCCCGGATTGCATCGGCATTTGCCGCGAGATCTATCCGCCGGTCGTCGAGGTCGCGCCCGGCCATGCCGCCGCCTGCCATGTGCATGCCGCTTCGTCTTAA
- a CDS encoding ABC transporter ATP-binding protein translates to MSALLAVHNLKTYFATDDGDARAVDGVSFEIGEGETLALVGESGCGKSVTALSLLRLIPNPPGRIVGGSITMEGTDLLALRESEMRAIRGNRISMIFQEPMTSLNPVFRIGKQIEAVIRLHRGVSAADARTRSIQLLDKVGIPSPEERIDDYPHQMSGGMRQRVMIAMALACEPRLLIADEPTTALDVTIQAQILDLLRALQAENGMSILLITHDLGIVAETADRVAIMYAGKIVEEAPVAELFAHPKHPYTIGLFASLPKMGGVRERLQTIPGQVPAATHFPDGCRFHTRCARCMESCRSRVPERFGTGPGHFTACWLYDGKERAHE, encoded by the coding sequence GTGTCTGCCTTGCTAGCCGTTCATAATCTGAAGACCTATTTCGCCACGGACGATGGCGATGCCCGAGCCGTGGACGGGGTCTCGTTCGAGATCGGCGAAGGGGAAACCCTCGCGCTGGTCGGCGAGAGCGGTTGCGGGAAAAGCGTGACGGCCCTGTCGCTCCTGCGGCTCATTCCGAATCCACCGGGACGAATCGTCGGCGGTTCGATTACGATGGAAGGCACGGACCTGTTGGCTTTGCGGGAATCGGAAATGCGCGCGATACGCGGCAACCGCATTTCGATGATTTTCCAGGAGCCGATGACGTCATTGAATCCGGTATTTCGCATCGGGAAACAGATTGAAGCCGTGATTCGGCTGCACCGCGGGGTATCCGCGGCTGACGCACGCACGCGGTCGATCCAACTTCTCGACAAGGTCGGCATACCCTCGCCGGAAGAACGAATAGACGATTATCCGCATCAAATGTCGGGCGGAATGCGGCAGCGCGTCATGATCGCCATGGCGCTGGCGTGCGAACCGCGCCTGCTCATTGCCGACGAACCGACAACCGCGCTTGACGTGACGATCCAAGCGCAGATTCTCGACTTGCTGCGCGCATTGCAAGCCGAGAACGGCATGTCCATACTGCTGATCACGCACGACCTCGGCATTGTGGCGGAAACCGCGGACCGCGTCGCCATCATGTATGCCGGAAAGATTGTGGAAGAGGCGCCGGTCGCCGAATTGTTCGCCCATCCGAAACATCCGTACACGATCGGCCTGTTCGCGTCGCTGCCCAAGATGGGCGGCGTGCGCGAGCGGTTGCAGACGATACCCGGCCAGGTGCCCGCCGCCACGCATTTCCCGGACGGGTGCCGTTTCCACACGCGATGCGCGCGCTGCATGGAGTCATGCAGGAGCCGTGTTCCCGAGCGCTTCGGCACCGGTCCCGGCCATTTCACGGCATGTTGGTTATATGATGGCAAGGAGCGGGCGCATGAATGA
- a CDS encoding ABC transporter permease has product MSRKRNTYWSMVARQFRKNRLAVPALGMILFLFAVALAAPFLAGETPVYLVKDGQRYIFPNVIKYKSLRGMDFSEWQPGPSDYAIRPPIPYAPERSNLRDRLQGPSAKHLLGTDDRGRDVLSRMIWGARISMSVGFIAVGIAIVIGMAVGAVAGYYGGVVDLAVQRIIEIVMCFPTFILILSLIAFLPPSIYNIMVVIGITGWTGVARLVRGEFMRLRESDFATAARATGLSDARIMFRHLLPNALSPVLVSATFGVAGAILTESALSFLGFGVPPPTASWGELLSQSQRFVDRAWWLVTFPGFAIFITVTAFNLVGEGLRDAMDPRLKQ; this is encoded by the coding sequence ATGAGTCGAAAACGGAACACATACTGGAGCATGGTCGCCCGGCAATTCCGGAAAAACCGGCTTGCCGTGCCTGCGCTGGGCATGATCCTGTTCCTGTTTGCCGTCGCGCTGGCCGCGCCGTTTCTCGCGGGCGAAACACCGGTTTATCTCGTCAAGGACGGCCAACGGTATATTTTTCCAAACGTTATAAAATACAAATCGCTCCGGGGCATGGATTTCAGCGAATGGCAGCCCGGCCCGTCCGATTACGCCATCCGCCCGCCCATCCCGTATGCGCCGGAACGCTCCAATTTGCGCGACCGGTTGCAAGGGCCTTCGGCGAAGCATCTTCTCGGCACGGACGATCGTGGACGCGACGTGCTCAGTCGCATGATCTGGGGCGCCCGAATTTCGATGTCGGTTGGATTCATTGCCGTGGGCATTGCGATTGTCATCGGCATGGCGGTCGGCGCCGTTGCCGGCTACTATGGCGGCGTGGTCGATCTGGCCGTTCAGCGCATTATCGAGATCGTCATGTGCTTTCCGACATTCATTTTGATCTTGTCGCTCATCGCGTTTCTTCCGCCCAGCATCTACAACATCATGGTCGTGATCGGCATCACCGGCTGGACGGGTGTCGCGCGGCTGGTCCGCGGCGAATTCATGCGGCTGCGCGAGAGCGATTTCGCAACGGCCGCGCGAGCGACCGGCCTGAGCGACGCGCGGATCATGTTCCGCCACCTGCTGCCGAACGCGTTGTCGCCGGTGCTGGTCAGCGCCACGTTCGGCGTGGCCGGCGCGATATTGACCGAATCGGCGCTGAGTTTCCTCGGTTTCGGCGTGCCGCCCCCCACGGCCAGTTGGGGCGAGCTCCTGTCCCAATCTCAGCGATTCGTTGACCGCGCGTGGTGGCTGGTGACGTTTCCGGGGTTCGCGATTTTCATTACCGTAACAGCGTTCAACCTGGTGGGCGAAGGCTTGCGCGACGCCATGGATCCGAGGCTCAAACAATGA
- a CDS encoding ABC transporter permease, which yields MRAYLIRRFMLIVPAFIGISLITFLVVQLAPGSPVYLKLRKGEAALGSDSMSQKIIEDTKKLYGLDKPILVRYVLWLGKLATLDFGNSYKDQRPVRAKILETIPVTLQIEIIAVFLVYLLAIPIGVYSATHQRSKGDYLITFVLFVLYSVPSFWMAMLLIVFLGGGQFLNWFPIHGLNSFGAETFTWPQWIADRAWHLALPVFCLTYGGLAGLSRFARAGMVEVIRQDYIRTARAYGFSEKVVIFKYAMRNSLIPIITLLATLLPELIAGSFIIESIFSIPGMGRLGFEALISRDYPLIMGILSVSAFLTLLGLILSDILYAIADPRIKFE from the coding sequence ATGCGCGCATACCTGATTCGCCGTTTCATGCTGATCGTGCCGGCGTTCATCGGCATCAGCCTGATCACGTTTCTCGTTGTGCAGCTGGCGCCGGGCAGTCCGGTTTATCTCAAGCTGCGCAAGGGCGAGGCCGCGCTCGGCTCGGACAGCATGTCGCAGAAGATCATCGAGGACACGAAGAAATTGTACGGCCTCGACAAGCCGATCCTCGTGCGGTATGTGCTGTGGCTTGGAAAACTGGCGACTCTCGATTTCGGCAATTCATACAAGGACCAACGGCCTGTCCGCGCGAAGATTCTCGAAACGATTCCCGTCACGCTTCAGATTGAAATCATCGCGGTGTTTCTGGTCTATCTTCTGGCGATCCCGATAGGCGTGTATTCCGCGACGCACCAGCGATCAAAGGGCGATTATCTCATCACCTTTGTGCTGTTTGTCCTGTACAGCGTTCCGAGTTTCTGGATGGCGATGCTGCTGATCGTGTTTCTGGGCGGCGGCCAATTCCTCAACTGGTTTCCGATCCATGGGCTGAATTCGTTCGGGGCGGAAACGTTTACTTGGCCGCAATGGATTGCGGATCGCGCATGGCACCTTGCGCTTCCCGTCTTTTGTCTGACCTACGGCGGACTTGCCGGGCTGTCGCGGTTCGCGCGCGCCGGCATGGTGGAGGTGATCCGGCAGGATTACATCCGAACCGCGCGCGCCTACGGTTTCAGCGAGAAAGTCGTGATTTTCAAGTACGCGATGAGGAATTCCCTGATCCCCATCATTACCCTGCTCGCAACGCTTCTTCCGGAGCTAATCGCGGGCAGTTTCATCATCGAAAGTATTTTTTCGATTCCCGGCATGGGACGCCTCGGATTCGAGGCGCTTATCTCGCGCGATTACCCGCTCATCATGGGCATTTTGTCCGTCTCGGCGTTCTTGACGTTGCTGGGGCTGATTCTTTCCGACATCCTGTATGCCATTGCCGACCCGCGGATAAAGTTCGAATGA
- a CDS encoding sulfatase, which yields MAMSRNIRRRQFLTALAGTAAAMPLACHTVGSPVRRERPNVVFVFADQWRAQATGYAGDPNVRTPHLDRLAAESVNFTHAVSCCPVCSPYRASLLTGCYPLTHGVFLNDVCLGTAQTSIAEAFAQAGYRTAYIGKWHLDGHGRSNYIPPERRQGFQFWRGQECTHDYNRSRYYADDDPTPRTWDGYDAMAQTREAQRFLAEETDGDAFALFLSWGPPHNPYETAPDEFRRLYDPGALVLRPNVPAGMEEEARRDLAGYYAHCSALDACIGELLGALRERGLAENTLFVFTSDHGDMLGSHGERRKQRPWDESIRVPFLLRYPGRLKPGLVESPINTPDIMPTLLDLCGIDIPRTVEGRSLLGHPGERSAETDGALIACYAPFGEWTRKQGGREYRGVRTTRYTYVRGLDGPWLLFDNERDPFQMENLCGRPEHAGLQAQLEAALRRRLDETRDEFCPAETYVRRWNYLTDENGTVPYKP from the coding sequence ATGGCCATGAGCCGTAACATTCGACGTCGCCAGTTTCTGACGGCGCTGGCCGGAACCGCTGCGGCGATGCCGCTGGCCTGCCATACCGTTGGAAGCCCTGTCCGGCGCGAGCGGCCGAACGTCGTTTTCGTGTTTGCGGATCAATGGCGCGCGCAGGCCACCGGATATGCAGGCGATCCGAATGTGCGGACGCCGCATCTCGACCGGCTTGCGGCCGAAAGCGTCAATTTCACCCATGCCGTTTCGTGTTGCCCGGTCTGTTCGCCTTACCGGGCCAGCCTGCTCACGGGATGTTATCCGCTGACCCATGGGGTGTTTTTGAACGATGTCTGTCTGGGCACGGCGCAGACTTCGATTGCGGAGGCTTTCGCGCAGGCCGGATACCGCACGGCCTATATTGGGAAATGGCACTTGGACGGCCATGGCCGATCGAATTACATTCCTCCGGAACGACGCCAAGGGTTCCAGTTCTGGCGCGGACAGGAATGCACGCATGACTACAATCGTTCGCGCTATTACGCGGATGATGACCCCACACCCCGGACATGGGACGGTTATGACGCCATGGCCCAGACGCGCGAGGCGCAACGGTTTCTCGCGGAGGAAACCGACGGGGATGCGTTCGCCCTGTTCCTGTCATGGGGACCGCCGCACAATCCCTATGAAACGGCGCCGGACGAGTTTCGGCGCTTGTACGATCCCGGCGCGCTGGTTCTTCGGCCCAATGTTCCCGCGGGCATGGAGGAGGAAGCGCGGCGGGATCTCGCCGGGTACTATGCGCATTGTTCCGCGCTCGATGCGTGCATTGGCGAATTGCTTGGCGCCTTGCGGGAACGGGGACTCGCGGAAAACACCCTCTTTGTGTTCACCTCCGATCACGGCGACATGCTCGGATCGCATGGCGAACGCCGCAAGCAACGCCCATGGGACGAATCCATCCGGGTGCCTTTTCTTTTGCGTTATCCCGGGCGGTTGAAACCGGGGCTTGTCGAATCGCCCATCAACACGCCGGACATCATGCCGACCCTGCTGGACCTGTGCGGAATAGACATTCCACGGACGGTCGAGGGGCGGAGTTTATTGGGCCATCCGGGCGAACGTTCCGCGGAGACCGACGGCGCTTTGATTGCCTGTTATGCGCCGTTTGGCGAATGGACGCGCAAACAGGGCGGACGCGAATACCGGGGTGTACGCACAACCCGGTACACCTATGTCCGCGGACTTGACGGGCCGTGGCTTCTTTTCGACAACGAACGCGATCCGTTTCAGATGGAAAACCTGTGCGGACGCCCGGAACACGCCGGATTGCAGGCCCAATTGGAAGCCGCTCTGCGCCGGCGACTTGACGAGACCCGCGACGAGTTTTGTCCGGCGGAAACTTATGTCAGACGCTGGAATTACCTCACGGATGAAAATGGAACGGTTCCATACAAGCCGTAA
- a CDS encoding M14 family zinc carboxypeptidase, giving the protein MPYGYAKWLALPLFLLTAVEAQAGIARTGPISILEIRLADLQALRFLVGEGYDVARIQGDVATVFATQEEFARLRAEGFAPVEVGREPFSPKAPSGYHTYATLTTALQDFASAHPNICRLDSLGKSFQNRELWAVLITRNPDIEEDEPEFKYVATIHGNEPVGTENCVRFIELLLAGYGSDARITDLIDSTAIWIVPLMNPDGFEAGTRYNAQGFDLNRNFPEYPEGFTKTVFDEPAPDTSGRPIEVARMMEWTAGRRFVASANFHTGALVVNYPYDDDGKPSGQNSPTPDDALFRDISLRYSIENTPMWNSTQFKNGIVNGAVWYVISGGMQDWNYRYASCNEVTIELSNTFAPAASTLPAIWDNNREAMLAYLEAVHIGIRGIVTDRDTGAPIHARVRVRDNTHPVFTDPAVGDYHRMLLPGVYDLIVSAPGYAPIGVAGIAVGEGAATRADVTLAGADINHDGGVNAADVQKMVNFLLGADTDCACDVDGGDVTATDLQGLINAVLGRF; this is encoded by the coding sequence ATGCCGTATGGATATGCGAAATGGCTGGCCCTGCCGTTATTTTTGTTGACGGCCGTGGAAGCGCAGGCCGGCATCGCACGAACAGGCCCGATTTCCATCCTTGAAATCCGTCTGGCCGACCTACAGGCGCTGCGTTTCCTGGTCGGAGAAGGCTATGATGTGGCGCGCATCCAGGGAGACGTGGCCACCGTATTCGCCACCCAGGAGGAATTTGCGCGTTTGCGCGCGGAGGGCTTTGCGCCCGTCGAGGTGGGACGCGAACCCTTTTCGCCCAAGGCGCCCAGCGGTTATCACACATACGCGACATTGACCACGGCGCTGCAGGACTTTGCCTCCGCCCATCCGAATATCTGCCGTCTTGACTCGCTGGGCAAGTCGTTTCAGAACCGTGAACTCTGGGCGGTCCTGATTACCCGCAATCCGGACATTGAGGAAGACGAACCCGAATTCAAATATGTCGCCACCATTCATGGCAATGAACCCGTCGGAACCGAGAATTGCGTCCGTTTCATCGAATTATTGCTGGCGGGATACGGTTCCGACGCCCGTATTACGGACCTGATAGATTCAACGGCCATTTGGATTGTCCCGCTGATGAATCCCGACGGATTCGAAGCCGGCACTCGTTACAACGCCCAGGGATTCGATCTCAACCGCAATTTTCCAGAATATCCAGAAGGTTTCACAAAGACCGTTTTTGACGAACCGGCGCCCGATACATCCGGAAGGCCGATCGAGGTGGCGCGGATGATGGAATGGACCGCGGGCCGGCGCTTTGTGGCCTCGGCAAATTTCCATACCGGCGCGCTCGTCGTCAATTATCCTTACGACGACGACGGCAAGCCCAGCGGCCAGAATTCACCGACGCCGGACGATGCGCTGTTCCGCGACATCTCGTTGCGATATTCCATCGAAAACACGCCCATGTGGAACAGCACCCAATTTAAAAACGGAATTGTGAACGGCGCGGTCTGGTACGTTATTTCAGGCGGCATGCAGGATTGGAATTACCGGTACGCGAGTTGCAATGAGGTGACGATCGAACTCTCCAACACGTTCGCGCCGGCCGCGAGCACCCTGCCCGCGATTTGGGACAACAACCGGGAGGCGATGCTGGCCTATCTGGAGGCCGTGCACATCGGCATACGCGGTATTGTGACGGATCGCGACACCGGCGCGCCGATCCACGCCCGCGTGCGCGTGCGCGACAACACCCATCCCGTTTTCACCGATCCCGCCGTCGGCGACTATCATCGCATGCTGCTGCCCGGCGTTTACGACTTGATTGTATCGGCGCCCGGCTACGCGCCGATCGGAGTGGCGGGCATCGCCGTCGGGGAAGGCGCCGCCACGCGCGCGGATGTTACGTTGGCCGGCGCCGACATCAACCACGATGGGGGCGTCAATGCCGCCGATGTGCAGAAAATGGTCAATTTCCTGCTTGGGGCAGACACGGATTGTGCCTGCGACGTGGACGGCGGCGATGTGACCGCAACCGATTTGCAGGGACTAATCAACGCCGTTCTGGGCCGTTTCTGA
- a CDS encoding MFS transporter has protein sequence MVNQRQLNEKTGIWAGIKRAVQGGLTPEQASWRWRILISTYIGYMGYYLTRKIFTIAKTSIAGDLHWELSDTAHVWAAFLFAYMVGQFINGYLGRKWGPRIILLGGLGVSIACNIVFGFANSFATFMVFMIINGLVQAAGWPGCVGGVSQWLRSNERGTIMGWWTTNHIVGNILYKALGGWLLGPAGTHLAFSLGFIGINVAALTAGGPQWRWSFFGCTALTIGIWWLMYFWLRDRPEDVGLPPIVEQRGDDYSHAVEASQERTVSFRDYFALLFNPLVMIMGCSYFCIKFLRYALDSWLPAFLNIQGMSVADASYASMIFDNTGVVGTIVAGYVLDRFFRGNWAVLCFVMALGAILGYLAVIYLGTSPMRVALCFGIVGFMVYGPDSLLTGAAAIAVAGEANGVAVAGIVNGIGSIGPIVQEVVIGQLMRGDAETGIHNANLLTLSTSILFALLMIIVAWRLHVAHAQQAERNSKK, from the coding sequence ATGGTCAACCAACGACAACTGAACGAAAAGACCGGCATTTGGGCTGGAATAAAGCGGGCGGTCCAGGGCGGATTGACGCCCGAACAAGCCTCGTGGCGCTGGCGGATTCTCATCTCGACCTACATCGGATACATGGGGTATTACCTGACCCGCAAAATCTTTACCATCGCCAAGACGTCCATCGCAGGGGATTTGCACTGGGAACTGAGCGACACGGCCCATGTCTGGGCCGCTTTTTTGTTCGCCTATATGGTCGGCCAGTTCATCAACGGTTATCTGGGCCGCAAATGGGGACCTCGCATCATTTTACTGGGCGGCTTGGGCGTTTCGATCGCCTGCAACATCGTCTTCGGATTCGCCAATTCGTTCGCAACTTTCATGGTGTTCATGATTATAAACGGATTGGTGCAGGCGGCGGGCTGGCCCGGCTGCGTGGGCGGCGTGTCGCAGTGGCTGCGCAGCAACGAGCGCGGCACCATCATGGGATGGTGGACGACCAATCACATCGTCGGCAACATCCTCTACAAGGCGCTGGGCGGCTGGTTGTTGGGACCCGCCGGCACGCATCTGGCCTTCAGCCTCGGATTCATCGGGATCAACGTGGCGGCGCTCACGGCCGGCGGCCCGCAATGGCGATGGTCGTTTTTCGGCTGCACGGCCCTGACCATCGGCATCTGGTGGCTCATGTATTTCTGGCTGCGTGACCGCCCCGAAGATGTGGGGCTGCCGCCGATCGTCGAACAGCGGGGGGACGACTACTCCCATGCCGTCGAGGCGTCGCAGGAACGAACGGTGTCGTTTCGCGATTATTTCGCGCTTCTGTTCAATCCGCTGGTGATGATCATGGGATGCAGCTATTTCTGCATCAAATTCCTGCGTTATGCGCTCGATTCATGGCTGCCCGCCTTCCTGAACATTCAGGGCATGAGCGTCGCCGACGCCAGTTACGCCTCGATGATCTTCGACAACACGGGAGTCGTGGGCACCATCGTGGCGGGCTATGTGCTCGACCGCTTCTTTCGGGGCAATTGGGCGGTGCTGTGCTTTGTCATGGCCTTGGGCGCCATCCTGGGATACCTCGCCGTCATCTATCTCGGCACGAGTCCGATGCGCGTGGCGCTGTGTTTCGGCATCGTCGGATTCATGGTGTACGGCCCCGACAGCCTGCTGACCGGCGCGGCGGCGATTGCGGTCGCCGGCGAGGCAAACGGCGTGGCGGTGGCGGGCATCGTCAACGGCATTGGAAGCATCGGACCCATCGTGCAGGAAGTGGTCATCGGACAGTTGATGCGCGGCGATGCCGAAACCGGCATCCACAACGCCAACCTCCTGACGCTGTCCACCAGCATCCTCTTTGCCCTGCTGATGATTATCGTGGCGTGGCGGCTCCATGTCGCGCATGCCCAACAGGCGGAGCGGAATTCGAAAAAATAG